From one Armatimonadota bacterium genomic stretch:
- a CDS encoding amino acid ABC transporter ATP-binding protein, with protein sequence MTATQAPTTAPAAAHPARSGEPIILLQDVHKWFGRLHVLRGINLQVWPGEVVVVAGPSGSGKSTMIRCINRLERHNRGRIVVDSIELTDDLRNVDAVRSEVGMVFQSFNLFPHLTALQNITLAPIQVRRWPRARAERVAMELLERVGIPEKAHAYPAQLSGGQQQRVAIARALAMNPKIMLFDEPTSALDPEMIQEVLDVMRGLAKERGVTMIVVTHEMGFAREVAHRMVFMDEGVIVEEGTPEHFFTNPRHERTKLFLSKILHQ encoded by the coding sequence ATGACGGCGACCCAGGCTCCAACCACAGCACCCGCGGCGGCTCATCCGGCCCGCTCCGGGGAGCCCATCATCCTGCTGCAGGACGTGCACAAGTGGTTCGGCCGCCTGCATGTCCTGCGCGGCATCAACCTGCAGGTGTGGCCGGGCGAGGTGGTGGTGGTGGCCGGCCCCTCCGGTTCGGGCAAGTCCACCATGATCCGCTGCATCAATCGCCTGGAGCGGCACAACCGCGGGCGCATTGTCGTGGACAGCATCGAACTCACCGACGACCTGCGCAACGTGGACGCGGTGCGCAGCGAGGTGGGGATGGTCTTCCAGTCGTTCAACCTCTTTCCCCACCTCACCGCGCTGCAGAACATCACCCTGGCCCCCATCCAGGTGCGCCGCTGGCCGCGGGCCCGGGCGGAGCGCGTGGCCATGGAGCTGCTGGAGCGGGTGGGCATACCGGAGAAAGCGCACGCCTATCCGGCCCAGCTCTCCGGGGGACAGCAGCAGCGGGTGGCCATCGCCCGCGCCCTGGCCATGAACCCCAAGATCATGCTCTTTGACGAGCCCACCTCGGCCCTGGACCCGGAGATGATCCAGGAGGTGCTGGACGTCATGCGCGGGCTGGCCAAGGAGCGCGGCGTGACCATGATCGTGGTCACCCACGAGATGGGATTCGCCCGCGAAGTGGCTCACCGCATGGTCTTCATGGATGAAGGGGTGATCGTGGAGGAGGGGACCCCCGAGCACTTCTTCACCAACCCCCGGCACGAGCGCACCAAACTCTTCCTCTCTAAGATCCTGCACCAGTGA